In one Saccharibacillus brassicae genomic region, the following are encoded:
- a CDS encoding Lrp/AsnC family transcriptional regulator, with product MQLDSIDVQILQALSEHSRIQWKDLGERIHMTGQAVGARIKKLEDSGVIKAYSLILDEVKLGFPYTAFVIIYMKTTDHDAFVRFVNERSEITEAHRISGEGCYHLTLKIESQERLNACLDQLLHYGNYNVNLSIKTVKDHGRPMPQLSPQPAQTET from the coding sequence ATGCAGCTGGATTCTATCGACGTTCAGATTCTTCAAGCGCTGTCCGAGCATTCGCGCATTCAATGGAAAGACCTCGGGGAACGTATTCACATGACGGGACAAGCGGTCGGCGCCCGGATCAAAAAGCTGGAAGACAGCGGCGTCATCAAAGCGTATTCCCTGATTCTGGACGAGGTGAAATTGGGTTTTCCTTATACGGCGTTCGTCATCATCTATATGAAAACGACCGACCACGACGCGTTCGTCCGTTTCGTCAACGAACGCAGCGAGATTACGGAAGCCCACCGTATCTCCGGGGAAGGGTGCTATCACCTGACGTTGAAGATCGAATCGCAGGAGCGGTTGAATGCCTGCCTGGACCAACTGCTGCACTACGGCAATTACAACGTCAACCTGTCGATCAAAACGGTCAAAGACCACGGCCGCCCGATGCCGCAGCTGTCCCCTCAGCCTGCGCAAACAGAGACCTGA
- a CDS encoding beta-glucoside-specific PTS transporter subunit IIABC produces MDHTQLASEILRQVGGTSNVVHLGHCATRLRFTLADDSKPDVEALKKVPGVLSVVKGAQFQVVVGNQVIEVFDEMQKLGDFGGDSRSAASSVQAPRPNGKKAGAVLLDFLVGVFQPLIPAMAGAGILKSLLLLLATFGWVDKTGQTYLILTFISGSVFYFLPILVALTVAAKLRVNHIVAAAAMSVLLFPDMTKMMTEGAQFLSFSITNVNYASQVFPSILGVLFYAYMEKLFTRISPKPIRVFFIPMMSLLLTVPFTLLVLGPVGFTLGTYLTSAVLFLFAHVGWVAVGILSALLPFIIATGMHKALTPYVVNSVTTSGREFLMLPALLAHNLSESAACFAVAIRTKDSGLRSLAVSSGISAMFGITEPALYGITLQKKRVLISIMIACFIGGSALGLFAVGGSTVVSPSLASISMFVDPEDGSKILLAIAGLLISFVASFILTLILWKEESLPAASVPEPQPEPEPRSALPTVPAAVLSKTHDNAPSLIELKQPVPGTVIALSDVRDEVFSTGAMGPGIAVVPSRGELYAPADGTIQMVFRTQHALAMELDGGAELLFHIGIDTVKLHGAGFDCQVKSGDRVKAGDLLMTFDVESIVAAGYDPVALTILTNKERYTVREAEPKQAAQGILAFVTPVPATV; encoded by the coding sequence ATGGATCATACACAACTGGCATCCGAAATTTTGCGACAAGTAGGCGGTACTTCGAACGTCGTTCATCTGGGGCACTGCGCGACCCGGCTGCGCTTTACACTGGCCGACGACAGCAAGCCGGACGTAGAGGCGCTCAAAAAAGTGCCCGGCGTGCTCAGCGTCGTCAAAGGCGCGCAGTTTCAGGTAGTCGTCGGCAATCAGGTGATCGAAGTGTTCGACGAGATGCAGAAGCTGGGCGATTTTGGCGGCGATTCGCGAAGCGCCGCTTCGTCCGTGCAGGCGCCGCGCCCAAACGGCAAAAAAGCCGGCGCCGTCCTGCTCGATTTCCTGGTCGGGGTCTTCCAACCGCTGATTCCGGCCATGGCCGGCGCGGGAATCCTCAAATCGCTGCTTCTGCTGCTGGCGACGTTCGGCTGGGTGGACAAGACCGGCCAGACGTATCTTATTTTGACTTTTATCAGCGGCTCGGTCTTTTATTTCCTGCCGATCTTGGTAGCGCTTACGGTAGCGGCCAAACTGCGGGTCAACCATATCGTGGCCGCGGCCGCCATGAGCGTGCTGCTGTTCCCCGACATGACCAAAATGATGACGGAAGGCGCGCAGTTCCTGTCTTTCTCGATCACAAACGTCAATTACGCGTCGCAGGTCTTCCCGTCGATTCTCGGTGTTTTGTTCTATGCGTACATGGAAAAGCTGTTCACCCGTATTTCGCCCAAGCCGATTCGCGTCTTTTTCATTCCGATGATGTCGCTGCTGCTGACCGTTCCGTTCACGCTTCTGGTGCTGGGCCCGGTCGGCTTCACGCTCGGCACGTATCTGACTTCGGCCGTATTGTTCCTGTTCGCCCACGTAGGCTGGGTGGCGGTAGGGATCTTGTCCGCGCTGCTTCCGTTCATCATTGCCACCGGCATGCACAAGGCGCTGACGCCTTATGTCGTCAATTCGGTCACCACGAGCGGGCGCGAATTCCTTATGCTGCCGGCGCTGCTGGCGCATAATCTGTCTGAAAGCGCCGCCTGCTTCGCCGTCGCGATCCGCACCAAAGACTCGGGGCTTCGTTCGCTGGCGGTCTCTTCGGGCATCTCCGCCATGTTCGGGATAACGGAACCCGCACTGTACGGCATCACGCTGCAAAAAAAACGCGTGCTGATCAGCATCATGATCGCCTGCTTTATCGGCGGTTCGGCACTCGGACTGTTCGCCGTAGGCGGATCGACCGTCGTCAGCCCGAGCCTGGCCAGCATCTCGATGTTCGTCGATCCGGAAGACGGCAGCAAGATCCTGCTCGCTATCGCCGGACTGCTCATCTCGTTCGTGGCTTCGTTTATACTGACCCTGATTTTGTGGAAAGAAGAATCTTTGCCGGCCGCGTCCGTGCCGGAGCCGCAGCCTGAGCCGGAGCCCCGTTCGGCGCTGCCGACCGTTCCGGCGGCTGTGCTGTCGAAAACGCATGACAACGCGCCGTCCCTGATCGAATTGAAGCAGCCGGTGCCAGGCACCGTCATTGCGCTGTCGGACGTGCGGGACGAAGTGTTCTCCACCGGAGCGATGGGCCCGGGGATTGCCGTCGTACCGTCCAGAGGCGAGCTGTACGCGCCGGCGGACGGCACGATCCAGATGGTGTTCCGCACGCAGCATGCGCTGGCGATGGAACTCGACGGGGGCGCGGAGCTGCTGTTCCATATCGGAATCGATACGGTCAAGCTGCACGGCGCAGGCTTCGACTGCCAAGTCAAAAGCGGCGACCGGGTCAAAGCCGGCGATCTGCTCATGACCTTCGACGTGGAGAGCATCGTCGCTGCCGGATACGATCCGGTCGCGCTGACGATCTTGACGAACAAAGAGCGGTATACGGTGCGGGAAGCCGAACCGAAGCAGGCCGCGCAGGGCATTCTGGCGTTCGTGACGCCGGTGCCGGCCACCGTATAA
- a CDS encoding cysteine hydrolase family protein, which translates to MTTALILIDIQNDYFPNGSMELSQPEQAAAKAAKVLESFRQDRQDLIFHVQHIAADPAMGFFLPDTNGVEIHAAVKPEGDESVTTKHFPNSFLQTDLESKLKAKDVTDLVIVGMMTHMCVDATVRAAVDMGYKVTLIEDACATRELAYGGKTVTAEQVHYSFVGALDGMYARVTSAEQFLG; encoded by the coding sequence ATGACAACCGCTTTGATCTTGATCGATATTCAGAACGACTATTTCCCGAACGGCAGTATGGAACTGAGCCAGCCGGAGCAAGCTGCCGCCAAGGCCGCGAAAGTGCTTGAATCATTCAGACAAGACCGTCAGGATCTGATTTTCCACGTGCAGCATATCGCGGCCGATCCGGCCATGGGCTTCTTCCTGCCGGATACGAACGGAGTGGAGATCCACGCCGCCGTCAAGCCGGAAGGCGACGAGAGCGTCACGACGAAGCATTTCCCGAACAGCTTCCTGCAGACCGACCTGGAAAGCAAACTGAAAGCCAAAGACGTGACCGATCTCGTAATCGTGGGCATGATGACGCATATGTGCGTTGATGCTACCGTGCGCGCCGCGGTTGACATGGGCTACAAAGTGACGCTGATCGAAGACGCCTGCGCAACGAGAGAATTGGCTTACGGAGGCAAGACCGTAACGGCGGAACAGGTTCATTACTCTTTCGTCGGCGCGCTCGACGGCATGTATGCCCGCGTGACGTCCGCCGAACAATTCCTGGGCTAA
- a CDS encoding glycoside hydrolase family 1 protein has translation MQSEFPEGFLWGGATAANQFEGGYLEGGKGLSTADVMTSGEHGVPREITNGIMDDRHYPSHEAVGHYRRFEEDIELFGELGFKCYRLSINWTRIFPNGDEAEPNEEGLRYYDEVFDACLRRNIEPLVTLSHFETPLGLLKYGSWTNRQVVDFFLRYCETVFNRYKSKVTRWITFNEINVMSTKPWMAGGVDSDEEQVRMTAAYHQFLASAKAVRLAHQINPANKVGMMYAGHFSYPHSCDPEDVQRHDEFMHKMLFYCDVQCRGRYPAYKLKEFEREGITLPIEAGDEETLRQGTVDFLSFSYYLTHVVGKETSLVMKGLNGVKTGYANPHLPTSEWGWAINPLGLRHALNVLYDRYQIPLMIVENGLGAVDRVEEDGSVHDGCRIDYLRDHIREMRKAIQLDGVEVWGYTMWSPIDIISASTGEMKKRYGLIYADVDDQGGGTFKRIRKDSFHWYKKVIASNGADLES, from the coding sequence ATGCAGTCTGAATTTCCGGAAGGTTTCTTGTGGGGCGGCGCTACCGCGGCCAATCAGTTCGAAGGCGGATACCTCGAAGGCGGCAAAGGATTGAGCACCGCCGACGTGATGACGTCGGGCGAACACGGCGTGCCGCGCGAGATCACGAACGGCATTATGGACGATCGCCATTATCCGAGCCATGAAGCGGTCGGCCATTACCGCCGGTTCGAGGAAGATATCGAACTGTTCGGCGAGCTGGGCTTCAAGTGTTACCGTCTGTCGATCAACTGGACGCGGATCTTCCCGAACGGCGACGAAGCGGAGCCAAACGAAGAAGGGCTGCGGTATTACGACGAAGTGTTCGATGCCTGCCTCCGACGAAATATCGAACCGCTGGTTACCCTGTCGCATTTCGAGACGCCGCTTGGGCTGCTGAAGTACGGTTCGTGGACCAACCGCCAAGTCGTCGATTTCTTTTTGCGCTACTGCGAGACGGTCTTCAACCGATATAAGAGCAAAGTGACCCGCTGGATCACGTTCAACGAGATCAACGTCATGTCCACGAAGCCGTGGATGGCCGGCGGCGTCGATTCCGACGAAGAACAGGTGCGGATGACGGCGGCGTACCACCAGTTTTTGGCCAGCGCCAAAGCGGTCCGGCTGGCGCATCAGATCAACCCGGCCAACAAGGTGGGGATGATGTACGCCGGGCATTTTTCGTACCCGCACAGCTGCGATCCCGAAGACGTGCAGAGACACGACGAATTCATGCACAAGATGCTGTTCTACTGCGACGTTCAGTGCAGGGGGCGCTACCCGGCCTACAAGCTCAAAGAATTCGAACGCGAAGGCATCACGCTGCCGATCGAGGCCGGCGACGAAGAGACGCTGCGTCAAGGTACGGTCGACTTCCTCTCGTTCAGCTACTATCTGACGCATGTCGTGGGCAAAGAAACGAGCCTGGTCATGAAAGGCTTGAACGGCGTGAAGACCGGTTATGCCAATCCGCATCTTCCCACTTCGGAATGGGGCTGGGCGATCAATCCGCTCGGGCTGCGCCATGCGCTCAACGTGCTGTACGACCGGTATCAGATTCCGCTGATGATCGTCGAGAACGGATTGGGCGCCGTGGACCGCGTCGAAGAGGACGGATCGGTACACGACGGCTGCCGGATCGATTATTTGCGCGATCATATCCGGGAAATGCGCAAAGCGATCCAGCTGGACGGCGTGGAGGTGTGGGGATATACGATGTGGTCGCCGATCGACATCATCTCCGCCAGCACGGGCGAGATGAAGAAGAGGTACGGCTTGATCTACGCGGACGTCGACGATCAGGGAGGCGGGACGTTCAAGCGTATTCGCAAAGACTCTTTCCACTGGTACAAAAAAGTAATCGCGTCCAACGGAGCAGACCTGGAGTCCTGA
- a CDS encoding MBL fold metallo-hydrolase, with translation MRIQHIRNATVILQYAGQTFLIDPMLAEQGRYEPFALGYGEQLRNPTVELPMPIEQILGGVDAVILTHLHLDHYDEVAKEAIPKTLKMFVQNERDADLIRADGFLDVEVLTAQTRFNGISLIKTQGEHGRGEALLQQMGDVCGVVFKHADEKTLYVAGDTVWYAGVRHEIDAHTPEVIIVNGGKNSVRGQGALIMGEDDIYEVHRAAPDAVLISVHMEAVNHWLLSRADLKRFAQQKGFDAKLLIPEDGESLVF, from the coding sequence ATGCGCATTCAACACATCCGAAACGCTACCGTTATCCTTCAATATGCAGGCCAGACCTTTCTGATCGATCCGATGCTCGCCGAACAAGGCCGCTACGAACCTTTCGCTTTGGGTTACGGCGAACAGCTGCGCAATCCGACCGTCGAACTGCCCATGCCGATCGAACAGATTCTCGGCGGCGTCGACGCCGTCATCTTGACGCATCTGCATCTGGACCATTACGACGAAGTCGCCAAAGAAGCGATTCCCAAAACGCTCAAAATGTTCGTTCAAAACGAGCGCGATGCGGACCTCATCCGGGCGGACGGATTCCTCGACGTGGAAGTGCTGACGGCGCAGACGCGGTTCAACGGAATCTCCCTGATCAAAACGCAGGGCGAACACGGCAGAGGCGAAGCTCTCCTCCAGCAGATGGGCGACGTATGCGGCGTCGTATTCAAGCATGCCGACGAGAAGACGCTCTATGTGGCCGGCGATACGGTCTGGTACGCAGGCGTCCGGCACGAGATCGACGCGCATACCCCCGAAGTGATCATCGTGAACGGCGGCAAGAACAGCGTTCGCGGTCAAGGCGCGCTGATCATGGGCGAAGACGATATTTACGAAGTGCACCGGGCCGCTCCGGACGCCGTATTGATCTCTGTCCATATGGAAGCGGTCAACCACTGGCTGCTGTCTCGGGCAGACCTGAAGCGGTTCGCGCAGCAAAAAGGCTTCGATGCCAAGCTGCTCATCCCGGAAGACGGCGAATCGCTCGTGTTCTAA
- a CDS encoding Lrp/AsnC family transcriptional regulator: MDQTDKRIIEELGLNSRITMKELGERVHLTGPAAATRVEKLEDQGIIEGYGVQVNHAKMGCYTYAFLNIYIKETSHQPYLAFTREKKGYVLNNYKISGDGCYLLESRFPSNEALNEFLVELNEYANYKLSIVLDKA, translated from the coding sequence GTGGATCAGACCGATAAACGCATTATCGAAGAATTGGGCCTCAACAGCCGGATCACGATGAAAGAATTGGGAGAACGGGTACATCTGACCGGCCCGGCCGCCGCCACGCGGGTCGAGAAGTTGGAAGACCAAGGGATTATCGAAGGCTACGGGGTGCAGGTCAACCATGCGAAGATGGGCTGTTACACGTATGCTTTTTTGAATATCTACATTAAGGAAACGTCGCATCAACCTTATCTGGCGTTTACCCGGGAGAAAAAAGGCTATGTGCTGAACAATTACAAGATTAGCGGAGACGGCTGCTACTTGCTGGAGAGCCGGTTTCCGAGCAACGAAGCGCTGAACGAATTTTTGGTCGAGCTGAACGAGTATGCCAATTACAAACTGTCGATCGTGCTGGACAAAGCGTAA
- a CDS encoding NmrA family NAD(P)-binding protein, with the protein MPKNPVYFVYGASGAQGGAVAARLLDQGQHVRSLTRHSDSAKKLEEQGIEAFVGDMADMQALHQAHAGVDRVFLNIPVEFDTARFDAYVKNAIEAAVQAKVELLVVNTGGYVPADQPTDTLAVEIRRNLLDQVRQSGLPWIGVEPINYLENFLIPGVFNEGVLAYPVPADRPISWISLDDAAQYHLYALTHPELAGSVLAAPGAENVTGDELANIFASALGRDVRFVSLPFEHFEAAIAPMLGAQTAAGLKGMYQWVSAHTNLLPRFADVDDEVKAQLDLSGIAEWVRRTFR; encoded by the coding sequence ATGCCCAAAAACCCGGTTTATTTCGTATATGGCGCTTCCGGCGCACAAGGAGGAGCGGTCGCCGCCCGTTTATTGGACCAAGGACAACACGTACGCAGCCTCACGCGCCATTCGGACAGCGCGAAGAAGCTTGAAGAGCAGGGCATCGAAGCTTTCGTGGGAGATATGGCCGATATGCAAGCTTTGCATCAAGCGCATGCGGGCGTGGATCGGGTATTCCTGAACATTCCCGTCGAATTCGACACGGCCAGGTTCGACGCTTACGTGAAGAATGCGATCGAAGCGGCCGTTCAAGCCAAAGTCGAGCTGCTCGTCGTAAATACGGGCGGCTACGTTCCGGCCGATCAGCCTACCGATACGCTAGCCGTAGAGATCAGACGGAACCTGCTCGATCAGGTGCGGCAAAGCGGGCTTCCGTGGATCGGGGTAGAGCCGATCAATTATTTGGAAAACTTTTTGATTCCGGGCGTATTTAACGAAGGCGTACTCGCTTATCCGGTTCCGGCCGATCGGCCGATCTCCTGGATCAGTCTGGACGACGCGGCGCAGTATCATCTCTATGCGCTGACGCATCCGGAATTGGCGGGAAGCGTATTGGCGGCTCCGGGCGCAGAAAACGTGACCGGCGACGAGCTGGCGAATATTTTCGCAAGCGCGCTTGGCCGAGACGTACGGTTCGTATCGCTTCCATTCGAGCATTTCGAAGCTGCGATCGCACCGATGCTCGGGGCGCAAACCGCGGCGGGCCTCAAAGGGATGTATCAATGGGTCAGCGCCCATACGAACCTTCTTCCGCGATTCGCAGACGTGGACGACGAGGTAAAAGCACAGCTTGACTTGTCCGGCATAGCCGAATGGGTTCGCCGGACTTTCCGGTAA